The Vespula vulgaris chromosome 4, iyVesVulg1.1, whole genome shotgun sequence genome has a segment encoding these proteins:
- the LOC127063226 gene encoding nurim homolog, with product MIAKTFLIILCVTSFFYIFYVLRKLVYFLSDPNEDQKTLLLSIKDGNLNLSTLWSLLINSCLLSIFILQHSFMANATVKNILKKLYINEIERSFYNTCSAATLCLLLDNWQFIPWINIWNIDISNNNILWSMFIFIHIFGWCIIYGGCLIMDISELVGFRQVYYKITARPSPMSKKSKELQRYYAHMRHPSFIGFLIILWVHPFMSLDRFLLASIFTIYMLLRWAIDKEDYQYHAHVLRCKQRECFF from the exons ATGATCGCGAAAACgtttcttataatattatgcGTAACAagtttcttttacattttttacgttttacgtAAATTggtgtattttctttctgatcCGAATGAAGATCAGAAAACTCtacttttatctattaaaG atGGGAATCTAAATTTATCCACATTATGGTCACTATTAATAAACTCCTGTTTACTAAGCATTTTCATACTGCAACATTCGTTTATGGCGAATGCtacagtaaaaaatatattgaaaaagttatatattaacgagatagaaagaagttTCTATAATACATGTAGTGCAGCTACTCTTTGCTTATTACTGGATAATTGGCAATTTATACCATGGATTAACATTtggaatatagatatatctaataataatatattatggtcgatgtttatatttatacatatttttggTTGGTGTATTATATATGGAGGGTGTTTAATAATGGATATTTCAGAATTAGTTGGCTTCAGGCAAGTTTATTATAAGATTACAGCAAGGCCTAGTCCTATGAGTAAAAAATCTAAAGAGTTACAACGATATTATGCACATATGAGACATCCTAGTTTTATCGGTTTTCTTATAATCTTGTGGGTACATCCTTTTATGAG CCTTGACAGATTTCTACTGGCttcaatatttacaatttatatgTTGTTAAGATGGGCTATAGATAAAGAAGATTATCAATATCATGCTCATGTCCTTAGATGTAAACAGagagaatgttttttttaa